A portion of the Anaerolineae bacterium genome contains these proteins:
- the xerD gene encoding site-specific tyrosine recombinase XerD: MRDAIATFLQFLELEKGYSGNTLAAYRNDLEQFAQAMEEEGINSWEQVNQDVIIDYIMSLREREYASSTVARKIAALKSFFHFLAAEEIISDDPTLNLDSPKVKKRLPVTLSYEEVERLLDAPKGSSPKAIRDKALLELLYATGMRVTELVSLDLEDINLASATVRVRQGKGGKERIIPIHSRAVEALREYLAKARRMLLRSPNERALFLNHRGERLTRQGLWLIIKQYVREAGIKTEVTPHTLRHSFATHLLNGKADLRHVQELLGHANISTTQIYTHISSERLREIYDESHPRAK; encoded by the coding sequence GAACAATTCGCCCAGGCCATGGAAGAGGAGGGCATCAACTCCTGGGAGCAGGTCAACCAGGATGTCATCATAGATTACATCATGAGCCTGCGTGAGCGGGAATACGCCTCCTCCACGGTGGCGCGCAAGATCGCCGCGTTGAAATCGTTCTTCCACTTCCTGGCCGCGGAGGAGATCATCTCCGATGACCCAACGCTGAACCTGGATTCCCCCAAGGTCAAAAAGCGCCTGCCGGTCACCCTCTCCTACGAGGAAGTGGAGCGACTGCTGGATGCACCCAAAGGCTCCAGCCCCAAAGCCATTCGGGACAAGGCTCTGCTCGAACTGCTGTATGCCACCGGCATGCGCGTCACGGAGTTGGTGTCACTGGACCTGGAGGACATCAACCTGGCCTCGGCGACGGTGCGGGTCAGGCAGGGCAAGGGTGGCAAGGAGCGCATTATCCCCATCCACAGCCGTGCGGTGGAAGCCCTGCGCGAGTACCTGGCCAAAGCGCGCCGCATGTTGTTGAGGAGTCCGAATGAGCGCGCGCTGTTTCTCAATCATCGTGGCGAGAGGCTGACGCGCCAAGGGTTATGGCTCATCATCAAGCAGTACGTGCGGGAGGCCGGCATCAAAACCGAGGTCACGCCGCACACCCTGCGCCATTCCTTCGCCACGCACCTGCTCAACGGCAAGGCCGACCTGCGCCACGTGCAGGAACTGCTGGGGCATGCCAACATCTCCACCACCCAGATTTACACCCACATCTCCAGCGAGCGCCTGCGCGAGATTTACGACGAGTCACATCCGCGGGCGAAGTAA